From the genome of Hymenobacter cellulosilyticus, one region includes:
- a CDS encoding serine hydrolase domain-containing protein — protein sequence MVPQVLFGALPAKGRLPVTVSPTLKAGLGLPTPDFRRLRYATPESEGLDSRILSQIDNIALESVAYAAAPGCQVLVAKDGAVVFDKSYGYCTYDKSQPVESSTLYDLASVTKVAGTLQAVMYLKDQGKLNLDAKVSEYLPELKGSNKKDMTVRDVLLHQAGLKPGIPTWERTVGKNGLKPTFYASTRSEEFPNEVAPGTFSTKAVDDSVWTWIVRSSMLPKVKGKYPIEYSDLSFMVLKRLSEKVIGGPIDEFLAKTFYKPLGLASMTYNPLERFPKSCIAPTENDTYFRKTQLQGTVHDQAAALLGGVAGHAGLFANANDLAILMQMDLQNGRYGGQRYFQTPVVTEFSRPQVAGNKRGLGWDHGNPEKPEGPTSNLSPASTFGHTGFTGTCVWMDPENKILYIFLSNRVYPDGGNNKLRQYNIRTRIHDVIYKSLQKT from the coding sequence GTGGTGCCGCAGGTACTCTTTGGGGCATTGCCCGCCAAGGGACGCCTGCCCGTTACGGTGTCGCCGACGCTAAAGGCCGGTCTGGGCCTGCCCACTCCCGACTTCCGCCGCCTGCGCTACGCCACGCCCGAAAGCGAAGGGCTGGATTCGCGCATCCTGAGCCAGATAGATAATATTGCTCTGGAGTCGGTGGCCTATGCGGCGGCTCCCGGCTGCCAGGTGCTGGTGGCCAAGGACGGAGCCGTGGTGTTCGACAAAAGCTACGGCTACTGCACCTACGACAAGAGCCAGCCGGTGGAAAGCAGCACGCTCTACGACCTGGCTTCGGTAACGAAAGTAGCCGGCACCCTGCAGGCCGTGATGTACCTCAAGGATCAGGGCAAGCTCAACCTCGACGCTAAAGTTTCTGAGTATCTGCCCGAGCTTAAGGGTTCGAACAAGAAGGACATGACCGTGCGCGACGTGCTCCTGCACCAGGCGGGCCTGAAGCCCGGCATCCCGACCTGGGAGCGGACTGTGGGCAAAAACGGTTTGAAGCCAACTTTCTACGCCAGCACCCGCTCCGAGGAGTTTCCGAATGAAGTAGCGCCGGGCACGTTTAGCACCAAGGCTGTGGATGATTCCGTCTGGACCTGGATTGTGCGCAGCAGCATGCTGCCCAAAGTGAAAGGCAAGTACCCAATCGAGTACAGTGACCTGAGCTTTATGGTCCTCAAGCGTCTGAGCGAAAAGGTAATCGGCGGGCCGATTGACGAATTCCTTGCTAAAACGTTCTACAAGCCACTGGGCCTGGCGTCCATGACCTACAACCCGCTGGAGCGTTTTCCCAAGTCCTGCATTGCGCCCACCGAAAACGACACCTACTTCCGCAAAACCCAGCTCCAGGGCACGGTGCACGACCAGGCCGCGGCCCTACTGGGCGGCGTTGCCGGACATGCGGGATTGTTTGCCAACGCCAACGACCTAGCCATTCTGATGCAGATGGACTTGCAGAACGGCCGCTACGGCGGGCAGCGCTACTTCCAGACGCCGGTAGTAACTGAATTCTCCCGGCCCCAGGTAGCGGGCAACAAGCGCGGCCTGGGTTGGGACCACGGCAACCCCGAGAAGCCCGAGGGACCCACGTCCAACCTGTCGCCGGCCAGCACCTTTGGCCACACCGGCTTCACGGGCACCTGCGTGTGGATGGACCCCGAAAACAAAATCCTCTACATCTTTCTTTCCAATCGGGTGTACCCCGACGGCGGCAACAACAAATTGCGCCAGTATAACATCCGCACGCGCATCCACGACGTTATTTACAAGTCTTTGCAGAAGACATGA
- a CDS encoding glycoside hydrolase family 3 protein, with translation MPLLVAMDAEWGLDMRLDSSMHFAKQMTLGAMDDDQYVYQMGREIALKLKTLGVHVSFSPVIDVNSNPENPVIGNRSFGENKEQVAKRGVSYIRGLQDHGVMAVVKHFPGHGDTDVDSHVALPVINSDLARLTNVDLYPFQQAFQSGVMGVMVGHLYMPLFDTVQSVSATISHNLVTGMLKEKMGYKGLVFTDALNMKSVADLYKPGELDALALLAGNDVLLFSEDVPVALQRIREAVAAGKISQEEIDLRVRKILRGKYWAGLNHYQPVDIPNLITNLNRPLSRTVQQQIYEHAVTVVKNEDDLLPFHRLDTLRIATVTIGAGTGSTFGTIMGKYQNGPIYSVPNRYAVDSTFARLKTRLTPYNVVVVSLHGMNNTPAHNYGIGEGALKFMKELQADPKLKTVVVVMGNAYALKYVEETRNLVCGYEDNYPRSWWCRRYSLGHCPPRDACPLRCRRR, from the coding sequence GTGCCGCTGCTGGTGGCCATGGACGCCGAGTGGGGCCTGGATATGCGCCTGGACTCCAGCATGCACTTTGCCAAGCAGATGACGCTGGGCGCTATGGACGACGACCAGTACGTGTACCAGATGGGCCGCGAAATTGCCCTCAAGCTCAAGACCCTGGGCGTACACGTGAGCTTTTCGCCGGTTATCGACGTTAACTCCAACCCCGAAAATCCGGTTATCGGGAACCGCTCTTTTGGGGAAAACAAGGAGCAGGTAGCCAAGCGCGGCGTTTCCTACATCCGCGGCCTGCAGGACCATGGCGTTATGGCCGTGGTAAAGCACTTTCCCGGCCACGGCGACACCGACGTGGACTCTCACGTAGCCCTGCCGGTTATTAACTCCGACCTGGCCCGCCTGACCAACGTGGACCTGTATCCGTTTCAGCAGGCGTTTCAGTCGGGGGTGATGGGCGTAATGGTGGGCCACCTCTACATGCCCCTGTTCGACACGGTGCAGTCGGTGTCGGCCACTATTTCCCACAACCTGGTGACGGGTATGCTGAAGGAGAAAATGGGCTACAAAGGCCTGGTTTTCACCGATGCGCTCAACATGAAGAGCGTGGCTGACCTCTACAAGCCCGGGGAGCTGGACGCCCTGGCCCTACTGGCCGGCAACGACGTGCTCTTGTTCTCGGAAGATGTGCCCGTGGCTCTGCAGCGCATTCGCGAAGCCGTGGCCGCCGGCAAAATCAGCCAGGAGGAAATTGACCTGCGGGTCCGCAAGATCCTGCGGGGCAAGTATTGGGCGGGCCTGAACCACTACCAGCCGGTGGATATTCCCAATCTGATAACCAACCTAAACCGGCCGCTGAGCCGCACGGTGCAGCAGCAGATTTATGAGCACGCCGTCACGGTGGTGAAAAACGAAGACGACCTGCTGCCCTTCCACCGCCTCGACACGCTGCGCATTGCCACGGTCACGATTGGGGCAGGTACGGGCAGCACCTTCGGCACTATCATGGGCAAGTACCAGAACGGCCCGATTTACTCAGTGCCCAACCGGTACGCCGTCGACTCAACCTTTGCCCGCCTCAAAACCCGCCTGACACCCTATAATGTGGTGGTAGTGAGTTTGCACGGTATGAACAACACGCCGGCCCACAACTACGGCATTGGCGAAGGGGCCCTCAAGTTCATGAAAGAACTGCAGGCCGACCCCAAGCTCAAAACTGTCGTGGTAGTGATGGGCAACGCCTACGCGCTGAAATACGTGGAAGAAACCCGCAACTTGGTGTGCGGCTACGAAGACAATTACCCTCGCAGCTGGTGGTGCCGCAGGTACTCTTTGGGGCATTGCCCGCCAAGGGACGCCTGCCCGTTACGGTGTCGCCGACGCTAA
- the mutL gene encoding DNA mismatch repair endonuclease MutL, with the protein MADVIQLLPEYLANQIAAGEVVQRPASVVKELLENAVDAKATQVQLIVKEAGKQLVQVVDNGAGMSPTDARMSLERHATSKIRTTEDLFKIRTLGFRGEALASIAAVAQVELRTKQRDQDTGTLLLIEGSQVMSQQPVACPDGTSISVKNLFYNVPARRNFLKTNAVEMRHILDEFQHVALSNPQISFSLYQNDLEVFNLPAGKLSQRIVALLGNGYKEQLAHCEEVTPFISVKGYIGKPESAKKSRGDQFFFVNNRFIRSAYLNHAVLAAYEGLLPKDTHPFYVLFLELDPKAIDINVHPTKTEIKFEDEKTVYAIVRAAVKQSLGIHNMAPSLDFEGDVNFAPIQPLRASPNANPFGDDYRPDALASAAARAAAPAPKEGSKGGGSERALPQRPTDQAKRELEAFYKSLGQTIVPDLPETDTPAAVEKFEKATNPLVISNPTPAKEAAPELPLPEQTAGPGNRVVQINQQYLVVPVKSGMMLIDQVAARERILYEQYAQALERQSGSSQTLLFPRTVTFTPQDFAILREVTDALHDLGFRFQEFGPNTIAVEGIPADVANRDERELLEGLIEQFRNHAGPVRLDRREQLVRALARRLATSSDNARLSDVEMTALVDRLFACAVPSYTPDGRRTLVLMEVNQLQDLFRKP; encoded by the coding sequence ATGGCGGATGTAATTCAGTTGCTCCCCGAATACCTTGCCAACCAGATTGCGGCAGGGGAGGTGGTCCAGCGTCCGGCGTCGGTAGTGAAAGAGCTACTCGAAAACGCCGTCGACGCCAAGGCTACGCAGGTGCAGCTTATTGTGAAAGAAGCCGGCAAGCAGCTCGTGCAGGTCGTCGACAACGGCGCGGGCATGTCGCCCACCGATGCGCGCATGAGCCTGGAGCGGCACGCCACCAGTAAGATTCGTACCACCGAAGATTTATTTAAAATCCGCACCCTGGGCTTCCGCGGCGAGGCCCTGGCCTCCATTGCGGCCGTGGCCCAGGTGGAGTTGCGCACCAAGCAGCGCGACCAGGACACGGGCACGCTCTTGCTCATTGAAGGCTCCCAGGTGATGAGCCAGCAGCCCGTGGCCTGCCCCGATGGCACCAGCATCAGCGTTAAGAACTTGTTCTACAACGTACCGGCCCGGCGCAACTTTTTGAAGACCAACGCGGTGGAAATGCGCCATATCCTGGACGAGTTTCAGCACGTGGCCCTGTCGAACCCGCAGATTTCCTTTTCGCTTTACCAGAACGACCTGGAGGTCTTCAACCTGCCCGCTGGCAAGCTCAGCCAGCGCATTGTGGCCCTGCTGGGTAATGGCTATAAGGAGCAGCTGGCCCACTGCGAGGAAGTCACGCCTTTTATTTCGGTGAAAGGCTACATCGGTAAGCCCGAGTCGGCCAAGAAAAGCCGCGGCGACCAGTTTTTCTTCGTCAACAACCGCTTCATCCGCTCGGCCTACCTCAACCACGCCGTGCTGGCCGCTTACGAAGGCCTCTTGCCCAAGGACACCCACCCGTTCTACGTGCTGTTTCTGGAGCTCGACCCCAAGGCTATTGACATCAACGTGCACCCCACGAAGACGGAAATCAAGTTTGAGGACGAGAAAACGGTGTACGCCATTGTGCGGGCTGCCGTCAAGCAGTCCTTGGGCATTCACAACATGGCTCCGTCGCTGGACTTTGAGGGCGACGTGAACTTCGCGCCGATTCAGCCACTGCGGGCTTCGCCCAACGCCAACCCGTTTGGCGACGACTACCGCCCCGATGCCTTGGCTTCAGCCGCGGCCCGGGCGGCAGCTCCAGCACCTAAGGAAGGCAGCAAAGGCGGCGGCAGTGAACGAGCATTGCCCCAGCGCCCCACCGACCAGGCCAAGCGTGAGCTGGAGGCTTTCTACAAGTCGCTAGGGCAAACCATTGTGCCTGACTTGCCGGAAACCGACACGCCGGCGGCCGTGGAAAAATTTGAAAAAGCCACGAATCCACTGGTGATTTCGAACCCGACGCCGGCCAAAGAAGCCGCGCCCGAGCTGCCTTTGCCCGAGCAAACTGCCGGGCCCGGCAACCGCGTGGTTCAGATCAATCAGCAGTACCTAGTGGTGCCGGTGAAGTCGGGCATGATGCTCATTGACCAGGTAGCGGCTCGGGAGCGGATTCTCTACGAGCAGTACGCCCAGGCCCTGGAGCGGCAGAGTGGCAGCTCCCAGACCCTGCTGTTTCCGCGCACGGTCACCTTCACGCCCCAGGATTTTGCCATCCTGCGCGAGGTAACCGACGCGCTGCACGATCTGGGTTTCCGCTTCCAGGAGTTTGGGCCCAATACCATAGCCGTGGAAGGCATTCCGGCCGATGTGGCTAACCGCGACGAGCGGGAGTTGCTGGAAGGACTCATCGAGCAGTTCCGCAACCACGCCGGCCCCGTGCGCCTCGACCGACGCGAGCAGCTGGTGCGGGCATTGGCGCGCCGCCTGGCCACCAGCAGCGACAATGCCCGGCTGTCTGATGTGGAAATGACGGCCCTGGTCGACCGGCTTTTTGCCTGCGCCGTGCCCAGCTACACCCCCGATGGTCGGCGGACCTTGGTGCTCATGGAGGTAAACCAGCTACAGGACCTTTTCCGTAAACCCTGA
- a CDS encoding rhomboid family intramembrane serine protease — protein sequence MFNFTPTVRLLLFLNIGVLILQTQIPAVNMLALYPIGSPQFQPWQFVTHVFMHAGVGHLMSNMLGLLVFGPMLEERWGGNRFLTFWVICGIGAGMLYSGVRYYEVTRLRNDIEVFQKDPSDINLQDFVEHNLPQYRQAYSAVIRQLHATPDDQRLIQSQLETMQATLTASLRSPMLGASGALFGVLFAFAYLFPNTVVGFPFPIKAKYLVSIYALIELYSGIHRVPGDNVAHFAHLGGLLIGFIVLKFWERGRTRFY from the coding sequence ATGTTCAATTTCACTCCGACAGTTCGGTTACTGCTCTTTCTCAATATCGGCGTCCTTATTCTGCAGACTCAGATACCGGCGGTGAACATGCTGGCCCTGTACCCCATCGGTTCCCCGCAGTTTCAGCCCTGGCAATTTGTGACGCATGTGTTTATGCACGCCGGGGTAGGGCACCTGATGTCTAATATGTTAGGGTTGCTGGTTTTCGGTCCCATGCTGGAGGAGCGCTGGGGAGGAAACCGGTTTCTAACTTTCTGGGTGATTTGTGGAATCGGGGCCGGAATGCTGTATTCGGGAGTCCGCTATTATGAAGTGACCCGGCTGCGGAACGATATCGAAGTGTTTCAAAAAGACCCTTCAGACATCAATCTCCAGGATTTTGTCGAGCATAATCTTCCGCAGTATCGGCAGGCCTACTCGGCCGTGATTCGGCAGCTGCACGCAACTCCCGATGATCAGCGCTTGATTCAGAGTCAGTTGGAGACAATGCAGGCCACGCTTACGGCCAGCCTCCGGTCACCCATGCTTGGTGCTTCCGGGGCCTTGTTCGGCGTTTTGTTTGCCTTTGCTTACCTGTTTCCGAATACAGTAGTGGGCTTTCCATTTCCCATCAAGGCCAAGTATCTGGTCAGCATTTATGCACTGATTGAGCTCTATAGCGGTATTCACCGGGTGCCGGGCGACAATGTGGCGCACTTTGCCCACTTGGGTGGATTGTTGATTGGGTTTATTGTGTTAAAATTCTGGGAGCGGGGTCGTACCCGCTTTTACTAG
- a CDS encoding rhomboid family protein, producing the protein MSIVNDIRTAFSRRDNALNQLLLINVLVFAAFILLRTVMFLLTQDKNGHQPVLEWLAVPSVPGTLLTRPWTLLTYSFIHFDFFHILFNLLNLYWFGALVREYLGDRRLVSLYVLGAIGGAVLYLLALNLIPALRSGPAILFGASASVTAIIVAAATLMPDYTFNVILIGPVRIKYIAAVLVLVSIAGINGSNAGGMLAHLGGALLGFVFIRQLQAGRDLGRPVQAVGDFVGNLVSGRPRMSVTHRSRPAEAPAPKKGGLARPEQDEIDLILDKISRSGYESLSKDEKQKLFKASQK; encoded by the coding sequence ATGAGTATTGTCAACGATATCCGTACTGCCTTCAGCCGGCGCGACAATGCGTTGAATCAGTTGCTGCTGATCAACGTGCTGGTGTTTGCCGCCTTTATTCTGCTGCGCACGGTGATGTTTCTGCTGACCCAGGACAAAAATGGCCACCAGCCGGTGCTGGAGTGGCTGGCGGTGCCTTCCGTGCCAGGCACCCTGCTTACCCGCCCCTGGACGCTGCTTACCTACAGCTTCATTCACTTCGATTTCTTTCACATCCTGTTCAACTTGCTGAACCTGTACTGGTTTGGCGCGCTGGTGCGCGAGTACCTCGGCGACCGGCGCCTGGTGAGCCTCTACGTGCTCGGCGCCATCGGCGGGGCCGTGCTGTACCTGCTGGCCCTGAATCTTATTCCGGCGCTGCGCAGTGGCCCGGCCATTCTGTTTGGCGCCTCGGCCAGCGTTACGGCCATCATTGTGGCGGCCGCTACCCTGATGCCCGATTACACGTTCAACGTGATTCTCATCGGGCCGGTGCGCATCAAGTACATTGCCGCCGTGCTCGTGCTGGTTTCTATTGCCGGCATCAATGGAAGCAACGCGGGCGGTATGCTGGCCCACTTGGGCGGGGCGCTGCTGGGCTTTGTCTTTATCCGGCAGCTGCAGGCAGGCCGCGACCTGGGCCGCCCCGTGCAGGCCGTCGGCGACTTTGTAGGCAACCTGGTTTCGGGCCGACCGCGCATGAGCGTGACGCACCGCAGCCGTCCGGCTGAGGCTCCAGCGCCCAAGAAAGGCGGCCTAGCTCGCCCCGAGCAGGACGAAATCGACCTGATT